One genomic window of Canis aureus isolate CA01 chromosome 15, VMU_Caureus_v.1.0, whole genome shotgun sequence includes the following:
- the NEIL3 gene encoding endonuclease 8-like 3 isoform X8, with amino-acid sequence MYFGPKALRIHFGMKGSIMINPLENKNKNGVSPVLEIQLTKDLICFFDSSVEFRNSAESQQRVRMMEELDVCSPKFSFSRAESEVKKQKGRMLCDVLMDQRVLPGVGNIIKNEALFDSGLHPAVKVCQLTDEQTHYLVKMIRDFSILFYRCRKTGSVISKHYKVYKRPNCCQCCCKITVCRLGENNRMTYFCPQCQKENPQQVDICSLPRRDTTIRWPSSRGDHVARKSEEQWACVVCTLLNRPSSKTCDACLTSRPTDLAIKNEDNSIGFTNLVKYPCNSFGKPSTEVKINRKTAFGTTTLVMVDFSNKSSGLERKTSQNQILDGEFQNPPRTNVCSSDDPLHPSKERTNRTPQPSDKVNVSPAVCAQSKLFSPAYKKLKTTHPSSLDLKSAHPGFSNSEPRINMTDGACVLNADSPRCSKHNRLCALRIVRKDGDNKGRRFYACSLPREAQCGFFQWADLSFPLCDHGKRSVMRTVLKIGPNNGKNFFVCPLEKAKQCNFFQWAENGPGIKIIPGC; translated from the exons GATTCATTTTGGGATGAAAGGCTCCATCATGATTAATccacttgaaaacaaaaataaaaatggagtttCTCCTGTTTTGGAAATACAGCTCACCAAAgatctgatttgtttctttgACTCATCGGTAGAATTCAG AAACTCAGCAGAAAGCCAACAGAGAGTAAGAATGATGGAAGAATTAGATGTATGTTCACCTAAATTTAGTTTCTCCAGAGCCGAAAGTGAAGTGAAAAAGCAGAAAGGACGGATGTTGTGTGATGTGTTAATGGACCAGAGGGTGTTGCCTGGGGTAGGGAACATCATCAAAAACGAAGCTCTCTTCGACAGTGGTCTCCACCCAGCTGTTAAA GTTTGTCAGTTGACAGATGAACAGACTCATTACCTTGTGAAGATGATACGTGACTTCAGCATTCTTTTTTACAGG tgcCGTAAAACGGGATCTGTTATCTCGAAACACTATAAGGTTTATAAGCGTCCTAACTGTTGTCAGTGCTGTTGCAAAATAACTGTGTGTCGCCTAGGAGAGAATAACAGGATGACATATTTCTGTCCTCAATGtcaaaaagaaaatcctcaacAAGTTGACATTTG CAGTTTGCCCAGGAGAGACACTACAATCAGGTGGCCGTCTAGCAGGGGGGACCATGTGGCTAGGAAGTCTGAAGAGCAGTGGGCGTGCGTGGTCTGTACGCTGCTCAATAGGCCGTCTTCGAAGACGTGTGATGCTTGCCTGACTTCCAGGCCTACCG ACTTAGCCATCAAGAATGAAGACAATTCTATTGGCTTTACCAACTTAGTGAAATATCCTTGTAATAGCTTTGGAAAACCGAGTACAGAAGTGAAGATCAACAGGAAAACAGCCTTTGGAACTACAACCCTCGTCATGGTCGATTTCAGCAATAAATCCAGTGgtctggaaagaaaaacaagccaAAACCAGATACTGGATGGAGAATTTCAAAACCCTCCTCGGACTAACGTTTGTTCTAGTGATGATCCACTTCACCCTTCCAAGGAGAGAACAAACCGTACCCCTCAACCATCTGACAAAGTAAATGTATCGCCTGCGGTCTGCGCTCAGTCTAAATTATTTAGTCCAGCatacaaaaaattgaaaacaacccACCCCTCATCACTAGACCTCAAAAGTGCTCACCCTGGGTTTTCTAACAG TGAACCTAGAATTAATATGACAGATGGAGCTTGTGTGTTAAATGCCGACAGTCCTCGCTGCAGTAAACACAACCGCCTCTGTGCTCTCCGAATTGTGCGGAAGGATGGCGACAACAAGGGCAGGCGGTTTTATGCTTGTTCTCTACCTAGAGAAGCACAGTGTGGGTTTTTCCAG TGGGCAGATCTGTCCTTCCCACTCTGCGACCATGGCAAACGCTCTGTCATGAGAACGGTGTTGAAGATTGGACCTAATAACGGAAAGAATTTTTTTGTCTGTCCTCTTGAGAAGGCAAAGCAGTGCAATTTTTTCCAGTGGGCAGAAAACGGACCaggaataaaaattattccaGGATGCTAA